CAATACCTACTTTACCGCCAAAGTAATTATCAAGCACATTTGGCTTCATGTAAATACCCCAGCCATTTTCTATCAAACCTACATTTACACCACGAAAATCCTCCATTCTAATGGCATAGAAATTACTTATTGTGGCGAGATTCCCAGGTGTATTAGAAGTAAAAAAACGAAGGTTTAAAAGGTCATACTGATTATTAGAATATGCCCTTCCATTATTCCCAAACGAACCTGACAGCCTTAAAGTAGCAGCCCTTTCCATAGCCCCACCATCTCTAAAACCATAATATTCACGAAAACCTCTAAAATAATTAAATTCCGAAGTACTATTATGGACATCTGTATTTGTTACCGCCTCATGAAAATTTGCATAATTATTAGCCACTATGGCCGCATGACTCTCATCTGAAGATAATGCTAAACTAACTCTAGTACTATCACCATCATCGTTAAACCAGTCGTCTGGTTCATTTAAAGAAATAAAGACTCCTCTGTTATTCGTGCTGTCGTATTTGGCCACCACGCCCAACTTATTATTTGCTGGGTTTGTCAGGTAATCCGAAATGAGTACTGGGCCGCTTCGCCAAACTGTGTCTGTTACGTTATTATTGACCTCTGTGGTATCTACTTTGTTCCAGTTTTGAGCTTGACTACCCATACTTAGTAAAAGTATAAATATCAGAAACTTAAATTTTCTCATAAGTTAAAGCTAGTTCTTAATTTGTAAAGCATAAAAAAAGTAGCGTCGTTAAACGCTACTTTCTATTAATCGGATACTAAATTAAAATTATCTAGTAATCCAGCTAAATTCGTATTCCAGTTCAGGCACTTTGCTACGTTCAGCCAACCTTCTTAGTCTAGAAGGAAGCTTAACTACATAATCTCTGGCTTTTTCGGCTTGCTCCGTAATATTAGTAATTTCCTCAATTTTCCAGTCAGCTATTAAACCTTCCATAATCTCAATATAGTCTATGGTGGTGTAAACACCTAAACGCTGAGCCGCGTCTGAAAAATGAGCAAAAGTATCTCCCATTTTCACACCAGACTCTCTTAAAAAGTGAGCAGGCATAACTATTTTTTTACGCATCATATCTTCAAAAGCAATCATCATTTCTGATGGGTCAATTTCAAATATTTTGTTCACAAAAGACTTATACGCTCTATAATGTCTCAGTTCGTCTGCTGCTATAACACCACACATTTTAGAGAGCGTTTTATTGCCATGAGTCTTTGACAGTGAGGCCGTTCTCCTGTGCGAAATGTTAGTAGCTAACTCTTGAAAAGAAGTATATATAAAGTTTTTATAAGGGTCGGCACCTGTGCCAATATCATAACCGTCGGCTATTAAATACTGCGTTGAGGTCTCCATTTGCTTCATATTAACTCTACCCGAAAGGTATAAGTACTTGTTTAGCAAATCTCCGTGACGGTTTTCTTCGGCAGTCCACCATCTTACCCATTTAGCCCACCCTTGTGGGTCGTTTACAGAGTCCACACCATCCAAACCCATAAGCCAAGCTTCATAGGTAGGTAGAGCCTCTTCTGTAATGGTATCTCCTATTAAAACTGCCATATAGTCATAAGGCAATTCTTTACATTCTTCTTGCAAAAGTTTAATGTCTGGTAAAAAGTCTGGAGAATCTGACTCTGGAAGGAAATCAGACGGCTGCCAGTTAGAATCTATAGGCTTTAAAAACTGACCGATTATATCGTCCATTTTTTGTCCTATAAAATTCATTACTTCAATACGTGAAGCCGGTAAATTCATACAATTTATCTTTATGGTTCATCACTCTTTCCAATTATATAGCGATTGATCTTCAAATCAATTGGAAACTTTATATTACAACTTACGAAATCTAACGCAAATTGTATTACAAAGATAAGTAATATTAGATGAGCCAAAGCATGATATAAGTCATGTCAAAAAATTATCTTTGTGTTCACTCTTTTTAAAAGTATGAAAAAAGCAATCGACTATATATTAAGTGTTGTTTACCTAGCCTACTTTTCCATCATTCTGATTTTCTTTCATGGTCTACAGTGGATTTGTTTCAATGTTTTTGGTCAGAAAGCCCATCAATGGTCGGTAAACTGGCTTAACTTCTTTATAGTCAAAGGTTGGCTATTGACCGGTTCTAGCACCAAAGCCGTCAAAAAATATCCATTACCAACCGACAGACCTATTCTTTTCATTGCAAATCATAGCAGTATGTTTGACATCCCAGGTATCATCTGGTATTGGCGACAGCACACCCCTTTGTTTGTTTCTAAAAAAGAATTGGCGAAAGGAATACCTAGTATTTCTTACAATTTAAGAAAAAGTAAAGCTGCTCTAATTGACCGTAAGGATGGGAAAAAGGCCGTGGTGGAGATTGCGAAGCTTGGAAAGTATGTGCATGACAATAATTTTTCTGCCGCTATTTTCCCTGAGGGTACACGTTCCAAAACAGGAAAACTTAGAGAATTTCAGGTTGGCGGCGTAGCCGTACTTTTAAAAAGATGCCCAAATGCTCTGGTAGTACCATTAGCCATTAAAGGCACTGGCATATTTAACCCAACAGGGGTTTTCCCTTTGACATCATTCACACCTATGATTTATACGTCTTTAAAGCCGATTGAGCCAGATGGTTTGACG
This sequence is a window from Arcticibacterium luteifluviistationis. Protein-coding genes within it:
- a CDS encoding acyl-ACP desaturase encodes the protein MNLPASRIEVMNFIGQKMDDIIGQFLKPIDSNWQPSDFLPESDSPDFLPDIKLLQEECKELPYDYMAVLIGDTITEEALPTYEAWLMGLDGVDSVNDPQGWAKWVRWWTAEENRHGDLLNKYLYLSGRVNMKQMETSTQYLIADGYDIGTGADPYKNFIYTSFQELATNISHRRTASLSKTHGNKTLSKMCGVIAADELRHYRAYKSFVNKIFEIDPSEMMIAFEDMMRKKIVMPAHFLRESGVKMGDTFAHFSDAAQRLGVYTTIDYIEIMEGLIADWKIEEITNITEQAEKARDYVVKLPSRLRRLAERSKVPELEYEFSWITR
- a CDS encoding lysophospholipid acyltransferase family protein; this translates as MKKAIDYILSVVYLAYFSIILIFFHGLQWICFNVFGQKAHQWSVNWLNFFIVKGWLLTGSSTKAVKKYPLPTDRPILFIANHSSMFDIPGIIWYWRQHTPLFVSKKELAKGIPSISYNLRKSKAALIDRKDGKKAVVEIAKLGKYVHDNNFSAAIFPEGTRSKTGKLREFQVGGVAVLLKRCPNALVVPLAIKGTGIFNPTGVFPLTSFTPMIYTSLKPIEPDGLTPEAILEDAKRQIENCLANL